The Cylindrospermum stagnale PCC 7417 genome segment CTGATTTCTTTTTTACGTCAATTCTAGAAATCCCTGTATCAAATTTTCTGACAATTTTAAATACCTCATTAATAAACTCATTGAATAGGTCATTGTCAATATTTTGAATCGGAATTATTTCAAACAAATCAAATTCTTCATTTCCTAAGTGTAGTCCCTTACAGCGTTCCTGTATCCATTCTATAAAAGATGTAATTTTATCAACTTCCAGTTTTACCAATGTACTAATAAATAACTCATTTTTTTTGATGCTCTGCTGGAGTTGATTATGCGGTCCAGCAAAATCAACTCCAGTTTTCCATATAAATTTTTCGCTACTTTCGTCCCATTGACGACGAAATAAACAACGGGTTCGCTTAGTTGTGTTTAAAGCATAATCCAAGTTTTCTGAAATTACATAATTTTGATAAATTTCTAGAGAATAGGTGTAAATAGCATTATCAAATATAGTTCTTAATTCAAATCTTGTAGGTTGTTGAACAGAGATACTATCTAACTTAAAAGGATCTAGTTTTGCAGATTTAAAGATTCTCTGGATGTTTACAGCTTCCTGTATACCACGCTCCATCATCAGCAATAAATAATCGAGAGCTTGGATAACATTGCTTTTACCTGATGCGTTAGCTCCAAAAATTGCTAGAACAGGCAAAATATCAATATCCCAACCTTCAATATGGTATCCAGATGCAATTTCATGATCTGATTTTACCCCTTTGCGTTTGCTGCTTTCGCTTGTCTTGCGAGTACTTTGTTTTTGAGCAACTGCACTGAGGGTTACAGGTTCTTTAATTGAGCGGTAGTTTTCAACAGTGAAGTCTACAAGCATATTTCAGCACACATGAGGCAGGTTTTTGTGATTTCTTCACGTAAATGCTATCGTAAAGCTGAAAAATTTTCTACTTTCACCATAACTTGTCATATTATCCCGCAGTTCGCAGTCTAGTACTCATTAATCGACAATAGCAATATGAGAACTTTAACTAAAACAGGTATGGGGTAATGGTACGTTTAAAAATATGGCAATGGGTTGTATTAGCAACACCGATCGCTACAATCGTCATTTTCTTACTTATATCCGCAGGTTTGCAAATCCACACTTGGGGGATTAGTTGGATTTGGGCTGTATTCACTCTCATTTTTGTGGGTTGGCGATCGCTACTGGTAAAATGGACTAAACCGGCGGTAAACCAGATAGAGACTGTATTAGCAGAAGTTCGCCAAGAACTGGAATCAGCCGCAGAAGATACTACAGCGCCATCAGCAGGAAAAGACGCCACAAGCCAAGCTGAGACTGCACTACAAGAGATTTTGAAAGCCTCCCTAAGCGATCGCCCCATTTGGGAAGACTGGCAAACCTTTTGGACAAGGTGCCAAGATGTAGTGATCGCGATCGCCAAAATTTACTATCCTGAAGTTAAATATCCCCTACTCAACATTTACGTTCCCCAAGCTTACGGTTTGATTCGGGGAACAGTAGATGACCTAGATCAGTGGATCCAAAAATTATCACCTGTCCTCAATCAAGTCACAGTTGGGCAAGCATACCAAGGTTATGAAGTCTACCGCCGGTTAGAGCCATCCGCTCGCAAATTCTGGCAAGCTTGGAATTGGGCGCAGTGGCTTTTAAATCCAGTAGCAGCAGTGGCAAAGCAAGCCAGCAAGGGTTACAGCAACCAAGCAACTCAAGAATTACTGATGAATTTAAGCCAGTTGCTGCGAGAAGCTGCCCTGCGGAATTTATGTCGGCAGGCGATCGCACTTTACAGCGGTAGAACC includes the following:
- a CDS encoding AAA family ATPase, which gives rise to MLVDFTVENYRSIKEPVTLSAVAQKQSTRKTSESSKRKGVKSDHEIASGYHIEGWDIDILPVLAIFGANASGKSNVIQALDYLLLMMERGIQEAVNIQRIFKSAKLDPFKLDSISVQQPTRFELRTIFDNAIYTYSLEIYQNYVISENLDYALNTTKRTRCLFRRQWDESSEKFIWKTGVDFAGPHNQLQQSIKKNELFISTLVKLEVDKITSFIEWIQERCKGLHLGNEEFDLFEIIPIQNIDNDLFNEFINEVFKIVRKFDTGISRIDVKKKSEEEFEYNIYAVHNTHEGNEIQWLLDEESLGTQRIFNLAVRIVRVLDSGELTIVDELGTNIHPNIVRAIIKMFQNPKTNPENAQLILTSHDNTLQRNNLLRRDQIWFTQKRPDHSTELYPLTDFHVRNDLAIDKAYLDGRFGAVPFLPSDEEMILQGD